In Acinonyx jubatus isolate Ajub_Pintada_27869175 chromosome B3, VMU_Ajub_asm_v1.0, whole genome shotgun sequence, a genomic segment contains:
- the TEX22 gene encoding testis-expressed protein 22 has translation MVPPPDLLRCALLTPALIRTPPSAHSVVPAEPLESRGPALGCGPGGVKVPRGRLSAGGTYPPPPPLGWSQGSPGGADKQAEGLDMDSRKHLANASLGKKSGLPLPQELGQPPPPVSATTAWSQPGAQSGGQQVLQTQDWFFKASKTHILRRLEGLPVARVTFPTRVHREALRSSRRAVSRAGFLNFLLCNLVCGFFSNFPAFKTSSSQDRSAPWILACFQVCQPAESGRRSHRWSVSIDERRRLAVQGGRERPGTAGPPSHSRDRSRLVAQLVSEDVDKDVLLPHAPRPSEAANAFQAFLAPSAPFWQTVTLEAQLLEAACNPWPVALSSTFKASSMASLCPCRTSSRGLLRLPTSGPRADVGPLVLRLL, from the exons ATGGTCCCCCCCCCCGACCTTCTACGCTGTGCCCTTCTAACCCCTGCCCTGATCCGCACCCCCCCCTCAGCCCACTCCGTGGTCCCCGCAGAGCCCCTGGAGAGTAGAGGGCCAGCCTTGGGGTGTGGTCCGGGCGGAGTCAAG GTCCCCAGAGGTCGGCTGTCGGCTGGGGgcacatacccccccccccccccactgggctGGAGCCAAG GGAGCCCGGGAGGTGCAGACAAGCAGGCCGAGGGGCTGGACATGGACAGCCGGAAGCATTTGGCTAATGCCTCGCTGGGGAAGAAGTCGGGGCTGCCGCTGCCCCAAGAGCtcgggcagccccctccccctgtgAGTGCGACCACGGCTTGGAGCCAGCCCGGTGCCCAGAGCGGAGGGCAACAGGTACTGCAGACTCAGGACTGG TTTTTCAAGGCTTCAAAGACACACATTCTAAGACGTCTGGAAGGATTGCCTGTGGCACGTGTGACATTCCCAACCAGAGTCCACAGAGAGGCGCTTCGCAGCAGCAGGAGAGCCGTGTCCAGAGCTGG cttcTTGAATTTCCTGCTTTGCAATCTGGTCTGTGGctttttttctaactttccaGCGTTTAAAACTTCATCTTCACAGGACAGGAGTGCACCCTGGATCCTCGCTTGTTTCCAA GTGTGCCAGCCGGCCGAGAGCGGGCGCCGGAGCCACCGCTGGAGCGTCAGCATCGACGAGCGCCGGCGACTGGCCGTGCAGGGCGGCCGGGAGAGGCCGGGGACCGCCGGGCCCCCCTCCCACTCCAgg GACCGCTCGCGGCTCGTGGCCCAGCTGGTGTCCGAGGACGTGGACAAGGACGTGCTCCTCCCCCACGCTCCGAGGCCCTCCGAGGCCGCCAACGCCTTCCAAGCCTTCCTGGCCCCGAGCGCGCCCTTCTGGCAGACCGTGACTTTGGAGGCGCAG cttctagaagctgcctgcaACCCTTGGCCTGTGGCcctttcctccaccttcaaagccagcagcatggcgtccctctgtccctgccgCACGTCTTCTCGGGGGCTTCTACGTCTTCCAACTTCAGGCCCCCGTGCTGATGTCGGGCCCCTGGTCCTGCGGCTACTCTGA